The following proteins come from a genomic window of Triticum aestivum cultivar Chinese Spring chromosome 6A, IWGSC CS RefSeq v2.1, whole genome shotgun sequence:
- the LOC123127555 gene encoding armadillo repeat-containing protein LFR isoform X1 — translation MQKQTGKSGGGGGSAAAKRGRPFGSTTGSGAAAAAAAAAVGDPAAPAALVGPSLHVLTALSDHNNKRIVLALQSGLKSEILWALNALTVLSFKEKDDLRRDTTPLAKVPGLLDALLQVIDDWRDIAIPRDHTKPPRVRTLGVNTTISGFGLENVGKVYSDSTTPPNDQSKIEGSTITKKRSAGFLFDEDGLFNIDDEGRTERQQCAVAASNIIRNFSFMPENETIMVQHRHCLETIFQCLEDQNAEDDELITNMLEALVNLAPVLDLRIFSSSKPSYIKMTEKSAVHAIMGMLSSSIKAWHCAAAELIGRLIINPDNESFLVPVISQIYRRLVDLLSVPAFDAQAAAVSALYNVSEVNMDCRLKLASERWAVDRLLKIVKAPHPVSEVCRKAAVILESLVSEPQNRMHLLVHENNFAEILTSEGKYSDTFARILYELTARPSNKVTSGQAIWGNIN, via the exons ATGCAGAAGCAGACGGGCAAGTCCGGTGGAGGCGGCGGTTCCGCCGCGGCCAAGCGCGGCCGCCCGTTCGGAAGCACCACCGGCAGCGGGGCTGCAGCCGCGGCCGCCGCGGCTGCCGTCGGCGACCCGGCGGCGCCGGCCGCCCTCGTCGGACCTTCCCTCCATGTCCTCACGGCTCTCTCCG ATCACAACAATAAAAGAATTGTCCTTGCGTTGCAAAGTGGGTTGAAGAGTGAGATATTATGGGCATTGAACGCCCTCACAGTACTCTCTTTTAAGGAGAAGGATGACCTCCGACGGGATACAACACCTCTTGCTAAAGTTCCTGGGCTATTGGATGCCCTCCTTCAAGTT ATTGATGACTGGCGAGATATTGCAATTCCTAGGGACCATACAAAACCACCAAGAGTAAGAACTTTGGGTGTCAATACAACAATCTCAGGATTTGGTCTTGAAAATGTTGGGAAAGTATACTCGGACAGCACCAC TCCTCCAAATGATCAATCAAAGATAGAGGGCTCCACTATCACAAAGAAGAGATCTGCAGGATttttgtttgatgaagatggtcTTTTTAATATTGATGATGAAGGACGGACAGAGAGGCAACAGTGTGCTGTTGCGGCTTCCAATATAATCCGCAATTTTTCTTTCATGCCAGAAAATGAGACTATCATGGTCCAGCATAGACATTGCTTGGAGACTATATTTCAGTGCTTAGAAGACCAAAATGCAG AAGACGATGAGCTCATAACAAACATGCTGGAGGCCCTTGTTAATTTAGCCCCTGTTCTGGATCTGAGAATCTTCAGCTCGTCAAAGCCATCATATATTAAAATGAC TGAGAAAAGCGCAGTTCATGCCATAATGGGCATGCTTTCCTCTTCAATAAAAGCATGGCATTGTGCTGCTGCTGAATTGATTGGGCGGCTGATAATCAATCCAGACAATGAATCGTTCCTTGTTCCTGTGATTTCACAG ATATACAGGAGATTGGTTGATCTGTTGAGCGTGCCAGCATTTGATGCACAGGCTGCTGCTGTTAGCGCCCTCTACAACGTATCAGAAGTGAACATGGATTGTAGGCTGAAGCTGGCTAGTGAGCGATG GGCTGTGGATAGGCTTCTAAAGATCGTGAAGGCACCACACCCTGTGTCGGAGGTCTGTAGGAAAGCAGCGGTGATACTGGAGAGCCTCGTCTCGGAGCCTCAAAACAGGATGCACCTCCTGGTTCACGAGAATAACTTTGCGGAGATCCTGACGTCGGAAGGGAAATACTCGGACACGTTCGCTCGGATTCTGTACGAGCTGACTGCGAGGCCGAGCAACAAGGTGACGTCGGGGCAAGCTATCTGGGGAAACATAAACTGA
- the LOC123127555 gene encoding armadillo repeat-containing protein LFR isoform X2, which produces MQKQTGKSGGGGGSAAAKRGRPFGSTTGSGAAAAAAAAAVGDPAAPAALVGPSLHVLTALSDHNNKRIVLALQSGLKSEILWALNALTVLSFKEKDDLRRDTTPLAKVPGLLDALLQVIDDWRDIAIPRDHTKPPRVRTLGVNTTISGFGLENVGKVYSDSTTPPNDQSKIEGSTITKKRSAGFLFDEDGLFNIDDEGRTERQQCAVAASNIIRNFSFMPENETIMVQHRHCLETIFQCLEDQNADDELITNMLEALVNLAPVLDLRIFSSSKPSYIKMTEKSAVHAIMGMLSSSIKAWHCAAAELIGRLIINPDNESFLVPVISQIYRRLVDLLSVPAFDAQAAAVSALYNVSEVNMDCRLKLASERWAVDRLLKIVKAPHPVSEVCRKAAVILESLVSEPQNRMHLLVHENNFAEILTSEGKYSDTFARILYELTARPSNKVTSGQAIWGNIN; this is translated from the exons ATGCAGAAGCAGACGGGCAAGTCCGGTGGAGGCGGCGGTTCCGCCGCGGCCAAGCGCGGCCGCCCGTTCGGAAGCACCACCGGCAGCGGGGCTGCAGCCGCGGCCGCCGCGGCTGCCGTCGGCGACCCGGCGGCGCCGGCCGCCCTCGTCGGACCTTCCCTCCATGTCCTCACGGCTCTCTCCG ATCACAACAATAAAAGAATTGTCCTTGCGTTGCAAAGTGGGTTGAAGAGTGAGATATTATGGGCATTGAACGCCCTCACAGTACTCTCTTTTAAGGAGAAGGATGACCTCCGACGGGATACAACACCTCTTGCTAAAGTTCCTGGGCTATTGGATGCCCTCCTTCAAGTT ATTGATGACTGGCGAGATATTGCAATTCCTAGGGACCATACAAAACCACCAAGAGTAAGAACTTTGGGTGTCAATACAACAATCTCAGGATTTGGTCTTGAAAATGTTGGGAAAGTATACTCGGACAGCACCAC TCCTCCAAATGATCAATCAAAGATAGAGGGCTCCACTATCACAAAGAAGAGATCTGCAGGATttttgtttgatgaagatggtcTTTTTAATATTGATGATGAAGGACGGACAGAGAGGCAACAGTGTGCTGTTGCGGCTTCCAATATAATCCGCAATTTTTCTTTCATGCCAGAAAATGAGACTATCATGGTCCAGCATAGACATTGCTTGGAGACTATATTTCAGTGCTTAGAAGACCAAAATGCAG ACGATGAGCTCATAACAAACATGCTGGAGGCCCTTGTTAATTTAGCCCCTGTTCTGGATCTGAGAATCTTCAGCTCGTCAAAGCCATCATATATTAAAATGAC TGAGAAAAGCGCAGTTCATGCCATAATGGGCATGCTTTCCTCTTCAATAAAAGCATGGCATTGTGCTGCTGCTGAATTGATTGGGCGGCTGATAATCAATCCAGACAATGAATCGTTCCTTGTTCCTGTGATTTCACAG ATATACAGGAGATTGGTTGATCTGTTGAGCGTGCCAGCATTTGATGCACAGGCTGCTGCTGTTAGCGCCCTCTACAACGTATCAGAAGTGAACATGGATTGTAGGCTGAAGCTGGCTAGTGAGCGATG GGCTGTGGATAGGCTTCTAAAGATCGTGAAGGCACCACACCCTGTGTCGGAGGTCTGTAGGAAAGCAGCGGTGATACTGGAGAGCCTCGTCTCGGAGCCTCAAAACAGGATGCACCTCCTGGTTCACGAGAATAACTTTGCGGAGATCCTGACGTCGGAAGGGAAATACTCGGACACGTTCGCTCGGATTCTGTACGAGCTGACTGCGAGGCCGAGCAACAAGGTGACGTCGGGGCAAGCTATCTGGGGAAACATAAACTGA